The sequence CCGCGGCGGTCGTCGACGTGGCATGCGACGACGGGAAGCTCAGCTTGCTGGGGGTGGACACCCCGATCCGGATGTCCGGATGCGAGGGTCGAGGACGTCGGATGACACGTTTGATGACGACCGATGCGGCGTGGGCGCCGAACGCTCCCACCCCCGCCTCGATCCACCGTCGCCGCGCGCTCATGTCCCCGCGACGATGCGCCAGGACCGCGCCGGTTCCGGCCACCGTCAGCCAGCCGAGGGAGTGCTCACCGAAATGTGAGAGCCCGCGCGCCGCGGGGATCACCCCGGGCCGGTCTGCGATCGCGGTCTGCAGACGTACCAGCAGTCCCGCTTCACCGGTTATCGGGCCGATGACCCCCTCCGCCCCCACGCGGCGTGAAT is a genomic window of Gordonia sp. SID5947 containing:
- a CDS encoding phosphatase PAP2 family protein, encoding MSSESTDSRRVGAEGVIGPITGEAGLLVRLQTAIADRPGVIPAARGLSHFGEHSLGWLTVAGTGAVLAHRRGDMSARRRWIEAGVGAFGAHAASVVIKRVIRRPRPSHPDIRIGVSTPSKLSFPSSHATSTTAAAILIGRAAGLPPAALPVALVPPMLVSRLVLGVHYPTDVLAGATIGAASAAAVVAGDRLFATSRNEMSPRT